One segment of Anguilla anguilla isolate fAngAng1 chromosome 1, fAngAng1.pri, whole genome shotgun sequence DNA contains the following:
- the si:ch211-15d5.11 gene encoding nuclear receptor coactivator 7 isoform X2 — protein sequence MSTDVRCLVQSFFNGYFRKKPYCKVRPDDTVFSVASLFNTTPGQVVHLNRLSSNTLIPGQRLRIPGTKCPPPPSVPDPDPKPKPNPNPQPDGAPEAPPSCGPLSPSPDSEYDKLLDVEEVSMPDGQLCLLALPAECAEGEGPAAMPYLKLCSHYITDRKGVVPGILLVTPNKIFFDPYKSHPLVVEQGWEEYLLSCLVDRLVSVCFCSDISHVHFNKSTQRWKGRRKPVNPKSVKGLVRRIHGAKRGPPVQPGHAVLALVSSATADLNSPPGQGPRAPVAGEPDAEGRDMAEVERELERGRGGVDELAAHSAGMLGVAVLSSAATFCCGGLDAGERVRTELVQPDGREQRRSTGRGSTGPSRQSSGGSGSLMFIRLRFHQPSGQKRGVSTPELGVARTPPTKDAWFTLSQQSSDELYAYLTHWRPDLCILEGREEEDGGGDEEEFVLVDGEEQEEGAGLTRSDSQTGEDWELISVEDGGGRPLVLDREPEGLSDVLQQSRILKAEHVREISAELPARTVGHAWQLTYSTSRHGASLKSLYRKLAGLESPALVVIKDSQSQVFGSFLSHPLRPSETFYGTGETFLFMLHPRFKCFRWTGENSFFIKGDLDSFAIGGGSGHFGLWLDEALYLGRTSPCQTFNNCCLSETDDFRVVELEVWTFC from the exons ATGTCAACGGACGTACGCTGCCTGGTTCAGTCTTTCTTCAATGGCTACTTCAGGAAGAAGCCATATTGCAAG gtgcGTCCCGATGACACCGTGTTCAGTGTGGCGTCCCTGTTCAACACCACGCCCGGCCAGGTGGTGCACCTGAACAGGCTCTCCTCTAACACTCTCATCCCCGGACAG CGGCTGCGCATTCCGGGGACGAAgtgcccgccccctccctccgtcccggacccggacccgaaACCGAAACCGAACCCGAACCCGCAGCCGGACGGGGCGCCGGAGGCCCCGCCTTCCTGCgggcccctctccccctcgccGGACTCCGAGTACGACAAACTGCTG GACGTGGAGGAGGTGTCGATGCCTGATGGACAGCTGTGCCTATTGGCCCTCCCCGCGGAGTgtgctgagggggaggggcctgcagCCATGCCCTACCTCAAACTGTGCTCCCACTACATCACCGACCGCAAG GGCGTGGTCCCCGGAATTCTGCTGGTGACGCCCAATAAGATCTTCTTTGACCCCTATAAGTCCCACCCCCTGGtggtggagcagggctgggaggAGTATTTGCTGTCCTGCCTAGTGGACAGACTGGTGTCAGTCTGCTTCTGCTCCGACATCTCCCACGTGCACTTCAACAAGTCCACCCAGAG GTGGAAAGGCCGGAGGAAGCCGGTGAACCCCAAATCGGTGAAAGGCTTGGTGAGGAGAATCCATGGGGCGAAGCGCGGTCCCCCGGTGCAGCCTGGGCACGCGGTCCTGGCGCTGGTCTCCTCGGCGACGGCGGACCTGAATTCCCCCCCGGGGCAGGGCCCCCGGGCCCCCGTCGCGGGCGAGCCGGACGCCGAAGGCCGGGACATGGCGGAGGTCGAGCGGGAGCTGGAGcgcgggaggggcggggtggacGAGCTGGCCGCCCACTCGGCCGGCATGCTGGGGGTGGCGGTGCTGAGCAGTGCTGCCACCTTCTGTTGCGGAGGACTGGACgcgggggagagagtgaggacagAGCTGGTGCAGCCGGACGGGCGGGAACAGAGGAGGAgcacggggagggggagcacag GCCCCTCCCGCCAGTCCTCTGGTGGCTCAGGATCTCTGATGTTCATACGGCTCCGCTTCCACCAGCCCTCGGGTCAGAAGAGGGGCGTGTCCACACCTGAGCTGGGCGTGGCCAGGACCCCGCCCACTAAGGACGCCTGGTTCACCCTGTCCCAGCAGAG CTCTGATGAGCTCTACGCCTATCTGACCCACTGGAGACCGGACCTCTGCATCCTGGAGGGCCGCGAGGAAGAGGACGGCGGCGGAGACGAAGAAGAGTTTGTGCTGGTGGACggcgaggagcaggaggagggggcggggctcacgcGCAGCGACAGCCAGACGGGAGAGGACTGGGAG TTGATCTCGGTGGAGGACGGAGGGGGGCGGCCGCTGGTCCTGGACAGAGAGCCTGAGGGCCTGAGTGACGTCCTACAGCAGAGCCGCATCCTGAAGGCTGAGCACGTCAGAGag ATCTCCGCCGAGCTGCCCGCTCGAACCGTGGGCCACGCGTGGCAGCTGACCTACAGCACCTCGCGCCACGGCGCCAGCCTCAAGTCCCTCTACAGGAAGCTGGCCGGCCTGGAGTCGCCCGCCCTCGTCGTCATTAAGGACTCCCAGAGCcag GTGTTTGGCAGTTTCCTGTCCCACCCACTGAGGCCCAGTGAGACCTTTTACGGCACCGGCGAGACCTTCCTGTTCATGCTTCACCCGCGGTTCAag TGTTTCCGCTGGACTGGAGAGAACTCCTTCTTCATAAAGGGAGACCTGGACTCCTTTGCCATCGGGGGAGGAAG tgGCCATTTTGGCCTGTGGCTGGATGAAGCCCTCTACTTAGGCCGGACCAGCCCCTGCCAAACCTTCAACAACTGCTGCCTGTCGGAGACGGACGACTTCCGGGTCGTGGAGCTGGAGGTGTGGACCTTCTGCTGA
- the si:ch211-15d5.11 gene encoding nuclear receptor coactivator 7 isoform X1, which yields MDPKPAGEKNRPRYFSNVKTRLGSKLPASAPPPGFPLGPWEPHCSRSGPAREGGAGQNRPPGTRPPHVPHIRNPQLRQYYLRDVPGLPEVPPVKPEPNESSNGRTEYTVRPDDTVFSVASLFNTTPGQVVHLNRLSSNTLIPGQRLRIPGTKCPPPPSVPDPDPKPKPNPNPQPDGAPEAPPSCGPLSPSPDSEYDKLLDVEEVSMPDGQLCLLALPAECAEGEGPAAMPYLKLCSHYITDRKGVVPGILLVTPNKIFFDPYKSHPLVVEQGWEEYLLSCLVDRLVSVCFCSDISHVHFNKSTQRWKGRRKPVNPKSVKGLVRRIHGAKRGPPVQPGHAVLALVSSATADLNSPPGQGPRAPVAGEPDAEGRDMAEVERELERGRGGVDELAAHSAGMLGVAVLSSAATFCCGGLDAGERVRTELVQPDGREQRRSTGRGSTGPSRQSSGGSGSLMFIRLRFHQPSGQKRGVSTPELGVARTPPTKDAWFTLSQQSSDELYAYLTHWRPDLCILEGREEEDGGGDEEEFVLVDGEEQEEGAGLTRSDSQTGEDWELISVEDGGGRPLVLDREPEGLSDVLQQSRILKAEHVREISAELPARTVGHAWQLTYSTSRHGASLKSLYRKLAGLESPALVVIKDSQSQVFGSFLSHPLRPSETFYGTGETFLFMLHPRFKCFRWTGENSFFIKGDLDSFAIGGGSGHFGLWLDEALYLGRTSPCQTFNNCCLSETDDFRVVELEVWTFC from the exons ATGGATCCCAAACCTGCGGGGGAGAAGAATCGGCCCCGTTACTTCAGCAACGTCAAAACCAG GTTGGGCTCTAAGCTCCCTGCCAGCGCTCCGCCTCCTGGCTTCCCCTTGGGCCCCTGGGAGCCTCACTGCAGCCGGTCCGGGCCGgcgagggagggcggggccggccaGAATCGCCCCCCAGGGACACGCCCCCCTCACGTCCCCCACATCCGGAACCCCCAACTGCGGCAGTACTATCTGAGAG ATGTTCCTGGGCTCCCAGAAGTCCCTCCAGTGAAGCCAGAGCCCAATGAATCATCCAATGGGAGAACAGAGTACACA gtgcGTCCCGATGACACCGTGTTCAGTGTGGCGTCCCTGTTCAACACCACGCCCGGCCAGGTGGTGCACCTGAACAGGCTCTCCTCTAACACTCTCATCCCCGGACAG CGGCTGCGCATTCCGGGGACGAAgtgcccgccccctccctccgtcccggacccggacccgaaACCGAAACCGAACCCGAACCCGCAGCCGGACGGGGCGCCGGAGGCCCCGCCTTCCTGCgggcccctctccccctcgccGGACTCCGAGTACGACAAACTGCTG GACGTGGAGGAGGTGTCGATGCCTGATGGACAGCTGTGCCTATTGGCCCTCCCCGCGGAGTgtgctgagggggaggggcctgcagCCATGCCCTACCTCAAACTGTGCTCCCACTACATCACCGACCGCAAG GGCGTGGTCCCCGGAATTCTGCTGGTGACGCCCAATAAGATCTTCTTTGACCCCTATAAGTCCCACCCCCTGGtggtggagcagggctgggaggAGTATTTGCTGTCCTGCCTAGTGGACAGACTGGTGTCAGTCTGCTTCTGCTCCGACATCTCCCACGTGCACTTCAACAAGTCCACCCAGAG GTGGAAAGGCCGGAGGAAGCCGGTGAACCCCAAATCGGTGAAAGGCTTGGTGAGGAGAATCCATGGGGCGAAGCGCGGTCCCCCGGTGCAGCCTGGGCACGCGGTCCTGGCGCTGGTCTCCTCGGCGACGGCGGACCTGAATTCCCCCCCGGGGCAGGGCCCCCGGGCCCCCGTCGCGGGCGAGCCGGACGCCGAAGGCCGGGACATGGCGGAGGTCGAGCGGGAGCTGGAGcgcgggaggggcggggtggacGAGCTGGCCGCCCACTCGGCCGGCATGCTGGGGGTGGCGGTGCTGAGCAGTGCTGCCACCTTCTGTTGCGGAGGACTGGACgcgggggagagagtgaggacagAGCTGGTGCAGCCGGACGGGCGGGAACAGAGGAGGAgcacggggagggggagcacag GCCCCTCCCGCCAGTCCTCTGGTGGCTCAGGATCTCTGATGTTCATACGGCTCCGCTTCCACCAGCCCTCGGGTCAGAAGAGGGGCGTGTCCACACCTGAGCTGGGCGTGGCCAGGACCCCGCCCACTAAGGACGCCTGGTTCACCCTGTCCCAGCAGAG CTCTGATGAGCTCTACGCCTATCTGACCCACTGGAGACCGGACCTCTGCATCCTGGAGGGCCGCGAGGAAGAGGACGGCGGCGGAGACGAAGAAGAGTTTGTGCTGGTGGACggcgaggagcaggaggagggggcggggctcacgcGCAGCGACAGCCAGACGGGAGAGGACTGGGAG TTGATCTCGGTGGAGGACGGAGGGGGGCGGCCGCTGGTCCTGGACAGAGAGCCTGAGGGCCTGAGTGACGTCCTACAGCAGAGCCGCATCCTGAAGGCTGAGCACGTCAGAGag ATCTCCGCCGAGCTGCCCGCTCGAACCGTGGGCCACGCGTGGCAGCTGACCTACAGCACCTCGCGCCACGGCGCCAGCCTCAAGTCCCTCTACAGGAAGCTGGCCGGCCTGGAGTCGCCCGCCCTCGTCGTCATTAAGGACTCCCAGAGCcag GTGTTTGGCAGTTTCCTGTCCCACCCACTGAGGCCCAGTGAGACCTTTTACGGCACCGGCGAGACCTTCCTGTTCATGCTTCACCCGCGGTTCAag TGTTTCCGCTGGACTGGAGAGAACTCCTTCTTCATAAAGGGAGACCTGGACTCCTTTGCCATCGGGGGAGGAAG tgGCCATTTTGGCCTGTGGCTGGATGAAGCCCTCTACTTAGGCCGGACCAGCCCCTGCCAAACCTTCAACAACTGCTGCCTGTCGGAGACGGACGACTTCCGGGTCGTGGAGCTGGAGGTGTGGACCTTCTGCTGA